Proteins from one Penicillium digitatum chromosome 2, complete sequence genomic window:
- a CDS encoding uncharacterized protein (putative transposable element), which yields MSSFARRNEGNDAYLMNHQMAVPGSYGQPESHDFKQESHDFNTHGSGSYHFSQHSFNPYGPHFGQPYGPQSSLSPGLQHLQYTSEHSIPSMTATDDPRLHHPPQFMSQSRYLQGPRYLPRDPLGETDIETQESHNETTLLSEAVVPALSGFPDVKEFDQLMQNYVKDLSIKKQDKALIYAKRARNIRTVLIDPKDTAVESAQFRFWVKKMFKLQAVGSDHRKMICHEGKPVAIREKLFKILTKAHQQCQHGGRDKTSAQVRRIYSWVPKELISRFVKICPTCQVRRGGSRLTPPNSRRSSPRLEMVSRSPKLPSPPISRRESSFAGQMPLDRTQADYFGHLHGHGGWLDHHQNVQGRSNLGNGVRSFQGPMGNLSHSISGTLDPFSTDLSIPPSQLSYAAGFVPTHGAAPQRDF from the exons ATGAGCAGCTTTGCAAGGCGCAACGAAGGGAATGATGCGTATCTCATGAATCACCAGATGGCAGTGCCTGGCTCATACGGTCAGCCGGAAAGTCATGACTTCAAGCAAGAGAGCCATGATTTCAACACACATGGATCTGGCTCTTACCATTTCTCTCAGCATTCCTTCAACCCATACGGGCCTCACTTTGGGCAGCCCTATGGCCCACAGTCGAGTCTGTCTCCGGGGTTGCAGCATTTACAATATACGTCGGAACACTCTATTCCATCAATGACAGCAACAGATGACCCTAGGCTACACCATCCGCCGCAGTTCATGTCCCAATCGCGTTACCTGCAAGGCCCACGGTATCTGCCCCGCGACCCGCTGGGTGAAACAGATATTGAAACCCAGGAGTCTCATAACGAGACTACATTGCTGTCAGAGGCTGTTGTGCCCGCACTTAGCGGCTTCCCTGATGTAAAGGAGTTTGATCAACTGATGCAGAA CTATGTCAAGGACCTGTCCATCAAGAAGCAAGATAAAGCGTTGATCTATGCTAAAAGAGCCCGGAACATCAGGACTGTACTGATTGACCCCAAAGACACAGCGGTGGAGTCGGCTCAATTCCG gTTCTGGGTCAAAAAGATGTTCAAGCTCCAAGCCGTGGGATCGGAT CACAGGAAGATGATCTGTCATGAGGGAAAGCCGGTTGCAATTCGGGAAAAATTGTTCAAGATCCTCACCAAGGCCCATCAGCAATGCCAGCATGGAGGCCGTGACAAGACATCTGCTCAGGTCCGGCGGATCTATTCATG GGTTCCCAAGGAACTGATCTCCCGCTTCGTCAAGATCTGTCCAACCTGCCAGGTGCGCCGTGGTGGATCACGCCTGACGCCGCCCAATTCGCGAAGAAGTTCCCCCAGACTGGAAATGGTCTCTCGATCCCCCAAACTGCCGTCGCCGCCAATCTCACGACGAGAGTCCTCGTTTGCTGGTCAGATGCCCCTTGACAGGACGCAAGCAGACTATTTTGGTCATCTACACGGCCACGGTGGCTGGCTGGATCATCATCAAAATGTGCAAGGTCGTTCGAATCTAGGTAACGGAGTTCGGTCGTTCCAAGGTCCCATGGGCAATCTTTCACACTCAATTTCTGGCACTTTGGATCCCTTCTCCACCGATTTATCCATCCCTCCGTCCCAATTGAGTTATGCAGCGGGATTTGTCCCGACACATGGGGCTGCGCCTCAACGAGATTTTTGA
- a CDS encoding ER lumen protein retaining receptor, protein MNLFRLLADFSHLASIFMLLQKMKTSSSCSGLSFKSQVLYLLVFVTRYLDLFWTFTDSLYLTTFKLLFIGSSAYVIYLMLNDYKPTHDPNIDTFKVQYLLGISAVLAILFPRDYRISEILWTFSIWLESVAILPQLFMLQRTGEADTITTHYLFALGLYRALYIPNWVFRYLTEASFQRSFQPVSIIAGVIQTLLYSDFFYIYYNKVLKGKKFSLPV, encoded by the exons ATGAATCTTTTCCGGTTATTAG CCGACTTCTCCCATCTGGCGTCGATCTTCATGCTTCtgcagaagatgaagacgtCAAGC AGTTGTTCTGGGTTGTCGTTCAAATCGCAGGTGCTATACCTTCTCGTTTTTGTCACTCGGTATCTCG ATCTTTTCTGGACGTTCACCGACTCCCTGTACCTCACCACTTTCAAGCTTCTATTTATCGGTTCCTCGGCCTACGTCATCTACCTTATGCTCAACGACTACAAACCCACACATGATCCCAACATCGATACTTTCAAGGTCCAATACCTCCTCGGAATTAGCGCGGTGCTCGCGATTCTCTTCCCACGCGATTATCGCATCTCCGAG ATACTCTGGACTTTTTCTATCTGGTTGGAGTCGGTTGCCATATTGCCACAACTATTCATGCTACAACGAACCGGGGAGGCCGACACCATCACCACCCACTACCTGTTTGCTCTGGGACTCTATAGGGCACTCTACATCCCGAACTGGGTCTTCCGCTATCTCACCGAAGCCTCCTTCCAGCGTTCCTTCCAGCCTGTGAGCATTATTGCCGGAGTCATCCAAACTTTGCTTTACTCCGATTTCTTTTATATTTACTACAACAA AGTTTTGAAGGGCAAAAAGTTCTCGCTTCCTGTTTAG
- a CDS encoding Splicing factor 3b, subunit 2, 145kD, with amino-acid sequence MKLSKNQLRRAKKKAQKAEATSLSIDNATSKKLSPPPVATAQDAPADANTDLLTQPTDPLWEMYKGFAGKFEETVDENSLTTKADKPEVFFDDGDEIPEEEQESEPKISKKKRKEMNKLSVAELKAMVRKPEIVEWTDTSAPDPRLLVHIKAHRNVVPVPSHWSLKREYLSSKRGVEKAPFALPKFIQETGISEMRDAALEKQEQSSLKQKQRERVQPKMGKLDIDYQKLYEAFFRFQTKPELTRYGEIYYEGKEYETNLKHLRPGELSDELRDALGMAPGAPPPWLVNQQRYGPPSSYPALKVPGLNAPPPPGASWGYHPGGYGKPPVDEHNRPLFGGDIFGVLQPQQHAQQGEPVEKDLWGELHESEESEEESEAEEDDDEHEKDSDEDGVGAGAHSPGGLETPSGIDSAVTSEFVGAENVSGEFDVRKHHRGIDTEESVHPRNAYQVIPERQTNVEGFFGGDRAYDLSGSTGKPPVLGADDQTRKRKKPGDVEVSVNLDVIQSGDALSKENLHSMYESQRQQQNPPNWGFQEDLSDMIAQEHRKRFRKEEERRGKH; translated from the exons ATGAAATTGAGCAAGAACCAGCTCAGAAGAGCCAAGAAAAAGGCGCAAAAAGCCGAG GCTACGAGTCTTTCCATTGACAATGCCACATCAAAGAAGCTGTCGCCTCCGCCAGTGGCTACTGCTCAGGATGCACCGGCCGATGCTAACACTGATCTGCTTACCCAGCCAACCGATCCGCTATGGGAAATGTACAAAGGCTTTGCCGGAAAATTCGAAGAGACAGTGGACGAAAATTCATTGACGACGAAGGCTGACAAACCTGAGGTCTTCTTTGACGATGGTGATGAAATAcccgaagaagagcaagagaGCGAACCCAAGAtttcaaaaaagaaacggaAAGAAATGAACAAGCTCTCCGTTGCTGAACTCAAAGCAATGGTACGAAAGCCTGAAATCGTCGAATGGACAGATACATCCGCCCCTGACCCTCGACTCCTCGTTCACATTAAAGCCCATCGCAATGTTGTCCCGGTACCCTCTCACTGGTCGCTCAAACGAGAGTATCTCTCATCCAAACGCGGTGTGGAGAAGGCGCCGTTTGCTCTCCCAAAATTTATACAAGAGACCGGAATATCTGAAATGCGCGACGCCGCTTTAGAGAAGCAGGAACAGTCAAGCTTGAAACAAAAGCAACGGGAAAGAGTGCAACCGAAGATGGGCAAGCTGGACATTGATTACCAGAAGCTTTACGAGGCATTCTTCCGTTTCCAAACCAAGCCAGAACTCACTCGCTACGGTGAGATCTACTACGAGGGCAAAGAATACGAGACCAATCTCAAGCACCTCCGACCTGGCGAACTGAGTGATGAGTTGAGGGATGCTCTTGGTATGGCCCCAGGAGCCCCTCCCCCATGGCTCGTTAACCAGCAGCGATATGGTCCCCCATCTTCCTACCCCGCATTGAAAGTCCCCGGCCTTAATGCGCCGCCTCCGCCCGGCGCCTCGTGGGGCTACCATCCCGGAGGGTATGGAAAGCCACCTGTCGATGAACACAACCGCCCATTATTCGGAGGTGACATCTTCGGTGTTTTACAACCTCAGCAACACGCCCAACAAGGGGAGCCGGTTGAAAAAGATCTATGGGGAGAATTACATGAATCAGAAGAGTCAGAAGAGGAGAGTGAAGCAGAGGAGGACGATGATGAACACGAAAAAGACAGTGATGAAGATGGCGTGGGTGCGGGTGCTCATTCTCCTGGTGGCTTGGAAACTCCAAGCGGAATAGACTCAGCAGTAACATCTGAATTTGTTGGCGCCGAGAATGTTTCTGGAGAGTTTGATGTGCGCAAACACCATCGTGGTATTGACACAGAGGAGTCCGTTCACCCTCGGAATGCTTATCAAGTCATTCCCGAGAGGCAAACAAACGTGGAAGGCTTTTTCGGGGGTGATAGGGCCTATGACCTTAGCGGGTCAACAGGCAAGCCTCCCGTTCTCGGTGCAGATGACCAAACACGGAAACGCAAGAAGCCTGGGGATGTTGAAGTGTCTGTGAACTTGGATGTAATCCAATCTGGTGATGCCCTCAGCAAAGAGAACCTCCATAGCATGTACGAGTCACAGAGACAGCAGCAGAATCCACCGAACTGGGGTTTCCAGGAGGACTTGAGTGATATGATTGCACAGGAGCACCGCAAAAGATTCCGaaaggaggaggagagaCGAGGGAAGCATTGA
- a CDS encoding ER lumen protein retaining receptor, with product MRSPLTYNNGQIMGTEYRLAIIRLVQFQREHTWSPRQAGPGLVATFPLNRKATVQVRYRCHHQDLIRYRGRRLISTVVLHMSLYYQHRLDLAADLAHVKLGRDLRRCAVELLHLRKPHQQVLALLFHPRHQVAVTDIRFPGNPALHL from the coding sequence ATGCGGAGCCCTCTTACCTACAACAACGGCCAGATCATGGGGACCGAGTATCGGTTGGCAATCATTCGCCTTGTTCAATTCCAGAGAGAGCACACTTGGAGTCCCAGACAAGCGGGACCAGGGTTGGTGGCAACATTCCCACTCAACCGAAAAGCCACGGTGCAAGTCCGCTACCGCTGCCACCATCAGGACCTTATCAGGTACCGAGGCCGCCGTCTAATCAGCACCGTGGTCCTCCACATGTCTCTCTACTATCAGCACCGACTCGACCTCGCCGCGGACCTGGCCCACGTGAAGCTTGGACGGGACCTCCGCCGGTGCGCCGTGGAACTGTTGCACCTGCGCAAGCCCCACCAGCAGGTCCTCGCGCTTCTTTTTCATCCCCGGCACCAGGTGGCAGTTACCGACATTCGATTTCCCGGCAACCCAGCACTCCATCTGTGA
- a CDS encoding mitochondrial 37S ribosomal protein mS33, which yields MATSRILDLVKTQCRIFSLNFNPQRLRLGNKVLRQRLRGPALAAWYPKQTVSFRDLQNTYKPLGLTTFDEAEDDREEAIQIAKLRGKGRPKKKRTAAESRSAKKKK from the exons ATGGCAACAAGTCGGATCTTGGATCTAGTTAAG ACCCAATGCCGTATATTCTCTCTTAATTTCAATCCACAACGACTTCGACTTGGAAACAAAGTCTTGAGACAGCGCTTGCGTGGGCCAGCGCTTGCTGCCTGGTATCCAAAGCAGACAGTCTCTTTCCGAGATCTACAAAACACTTATAAGCCTCTTGGCTTGACGACATTTGACGAAGCTGAGGATGACAGAGAAGAAGCCATTCAGAT TGCCAAGTTAAGAGGAAAGGGCCGACCGAAGAAGAAACGAACTGCTGCAG AATCACGGTccgcaaagaagaagaaatag
- a CDS encoding Ribonuclease III gives MPQDKELADLASKKRPVVDLNESNATQNSQKRPKVNKVQNLGLPSETKFFFDDSRRRAKSSNNSRLLLLQHLVREISTSSELAGVDSDIMDAILRLDDTFRGMKNQFPSKDSSMAGEVPKLHHSDHSSKLVGGLCDPRLPPIMDDKLELAVFTHPALSNNNNTTYDRLEILGDAYIELIATKLVWEKFPGLPAGRISQIREILVKNETLAGFAERFGLDSRVSVPPNYNAPSKRWTKTKGDVFEAYIAAVILSDPVCGYEAVEHWLAGLWVPILKNLGHQKGELRSKEALAKKIMGKNVKLEYIEERPSIQQKGGTQTFFVALYLTGWGWDKRFLGSGQGLSKAAAGDEAAKKALLNTPLILEIVSAKESWEPSS, from the exons ATGCCTCAAGACAAGGAGTTGGCAGATTTAGCAAGCAAAAAAAGGCCAGTGGTAGATCTGAATGAGTCAAATGCCACGCAAAACTCACAAAAACGGCCCAAGGTGAATAAA GTTCAAAATTTAGGACTACCATCGGAGActaagtttttttttgatgaCAGCCGCCGCAGGGCCAAGTCTAGCAACAATTCTCGTCTACTTCTTCTACAACACCTTGTTCGAGAGATTTCAACCAGTTCAGAACTCGCTGGTGTTGATTCAGATATTATGGACGCAATTTTAAGGCTGGATGACACATTTCGTGGGATGAAGAATCAATTTCCTTCCAAAGATTCTTCCATGGCTGGTGAGGTCCCGAAATTACACCACTCAGATCACAGTTCCAAGTTGGTCGGTGGATTGTGTGACCCTAGGCTCCCCCCGATCATGGATGACAAGCTGGAACTTGCTGTCTTTACCCATCCAGCTCTtagcaacaacaacaacacgACCTACGACCGACTCGAGATTCTAGGCGATGCATACATCGAGCTGATTGCAACCAAACTTGTCTGGGAGAAATTCCCGGGCTTACCAGCAGGTCGAATATCACAGATTCGGGAGATCCTTGTGAAGAATGAAACACTTGCGGGCTTCGCAGAAAGATTTGGTTTGGATAGCAGAGTTTCTGTGCCGCCGAACTACAATGCCCCATCAAAGCGATGGACCAAAACAAAAGGCGACGTCTTCGAAGCCTATATTGCAGCAGTCATACTATCCGATCCTGTTTGTGGCTATGAAGCAGTTGAGCATTGGCTAGCAGGTCTATGGGTGCCAATTCTCAAGAACTTGGGCCATCAGAAAGGGGAGTTACGCTCCAAGGAGGCTCTTGCTAAGAAAATTATGGGGAAAAATGTCAAGCTTGAATACATCGAGGAGCGTCCATCAATTCAACAAAAGGGTGGCACACAGACTTTCTTTGTCGCGTTGTATCTCACTGGGTGGGGATGGGACAAAAGGTTTCTGGGTTCCGGGCAGGGTTTGAGTAAAGCAGCTGCAGGTGATGAAGCAGCGAAAAAAGCCTTGCTGAATACGCCGTTGATTCTTGAAATCGTGTCAGCAAAGGAATCATGGGAACCAAGCTCTTAA